Within Porites lutea chromosome 2, jaPorLute2.1, whole genome shotgun sequence, the genomic segment CCATCATATATGAACAAGAGGGGTATGGAAGGGGGCGGTTAAAGAGTACCAAAATTAATTGTCAGGCTGGTACCCAACCAATTGTGCTAACTAGTCGGCGATAAAAAGATATTGAACGCTCAAGAAAAAGTAATCCTTGAGGAACAAATTTGTAGGACAATTTCGACTGATAGTAGATAAAGCCTACCAATTAAAAGCGCAATTGAATTGTAAAACGATGTACGACATATTCCGATTCCATTCAGATTTTAGATGGTCGTATTCCACAGCACAGGTCACAtactgactcgtccccagtcgtctctcgaAACCCGGCTCTCCCTAGTGGCGCGTTATGGAAGGTAACTAGGGAAGAAATAGGATCACACAGGGAACcaaatcattaaaaaaacgACCTCTTCGACTTGAAATAGccttcaaacatttttttttccttatatgGGAGTTTATGGTACACTTTAACATTGTAAATCTCATTCAAACAATTGAAATGACCACGTTAGTGACTCTAATTTCTGGGCTTCTCGTCGACACTGTCTTATTGCCCACACCTTATATTGATATAATGACTTATTAAAAACGTCAGCGTCACAACAAATAATGATACACTAagttcaattttaaaaatttcattctCTACTCTGCACGAAGATGTTCTCCACATGTTCACACATACAGAATTTCATTCTCTTTTCTACACTTGTTCGAAAGACTCGATCAGCAGCGCGGCAACGCGGCTCCTAGGCTTTAGAACAAAGTTTAGTTCTCACTGTCATCAGTTTGGTATTTTTTGAGCAAGTTACCGTGGCTTATTGCCTGGGAGGTACTCTTGGTTTGGTTGTTCCGCCCGTTTCTCCAAATCCTGTCCCTATTTCAGACCCCCAAAATCTCACTTCGTTCTAATTCATTTGGAGTTCAAACCAGACAAAtatgttcatacactcccgtaatTCCTTctaaaaccatacccgattccagaccgaaattggcttatataagggagtaccccccccacCATTTTGTACTCATATTTCTTGTACTTCTCTCATGagggtataaaacaaatagtGCTACCAGCCATCTGAAGACCTACTAAAATCTACATATAGACTGCATTCACCTACTTTACTGTTCACTCTTCATCATATTATAGCGTTTGCTTTAAGGGCAAAATAATTTGGTTCTTACTCAACGATCTGTACACTGACACTGGAGTAACTGACTCGGTACAGGTCCAAGGGAGAACAGCGCGCGAGAAGGCATGCACAAATCGTCCATGTTTCACGTGGACGATTTGAATTAGTAACTATCTCGTTTGTCACGAACCTTTATAAGGAAATGACCCACAATTTTCGTGAAGGTGATAACAACTGGAAAAGAAGAGCTATGGCTACGTATGGTCCCTGACTCTACTCCTGTAAGTCTACCACATCATCTATTTACACTGTTAAAGTGCACAACATTGAACTCCGAGGTACTCTCTTGCGCGATAAAATGAACGGTGATTTTCACGTTTTGTAACAGATGGTGATGGATGTAAACCTTCTAAACATTCCtcaaaaattaaacaaagtaGTATTGTTTCTACGCCATTAAACAGTGTTTTTGTCCGAATGTTTTAGTGATGAATCTCAGTCAATTTCTCAGCAGAGTCACCCTAAATGAGTACGTCCAATGACAGTGATTTCGTCTTTAATTAACTAATAACCAATTTCTTTATGATCCATGGGCCAAAGCCGTTTAGTAGTGATATCTTTATATTTTCTTATATAGGTAAGAGAATTTCTTCCTCTTCtgggataaaatcacttttgttGCTGCGAGCCGTGGTCGTAACGTGAGGTTTTGAAGGTGTGCGCACGGAAAGAAAGGTTAGACCCTCGAAGGTACTGCAAATTAGGGGTGTAGGGGTATGTTCCACCCCCCTacccccaagaaaaaaaaatgcaaatttaggCGCTGAGAAATTCTATTTCCTGCCTTTCCAGAGATTTCAGCTGTACACACGGGCGTATGTGCGTATATGGATGCTACGCTCCTGCGAGCAGCAGCACTATTTGTGATTGTCGAAGTGGGGCCTGGGCACTTCATCATTCATCTCACGTTTTTTCACCGTGATGTTTTTCGAGTTGTAAGATTCTTGTCCGTGTGGCGGCCTGGGTACCACGACCTTGTACTGATGCCTTGTACTCTCAAGCAGCCATAGCATGAAGATGTGCTCAAAGCTAGCGTACTGCACTTTTGCAATGTCTGCCGCGAAGGATGCTAGATGAATCCTTTCCTGGGTTCTTGTTCACTTGACtgtgttttcttttccaaaacATGATTGCAAATATGATTGCAAATCTCTCTGTGATCTGTCGGCGTGCGCGCGCATCCATTGAATAAGAATGTCTCCGAAGCTCTtgtagtggcggatccaggggaggggccagGGCGAGGcgccccccccccgcccccttgtctcagggtctggatgactgcccTCCCTTATCTGAAGGACTGGATCTACCACTGTCTTGTGTAGCGTTTTGTAAACTACCTTTAGAGACCCAATACTGTCAATATAGTCGCACATTTTTTATGCTTGTCAGTAAACCTATTCAAATGAGGGCTTTTAGGGTTACCGCTCCCCTAGAGTATTCCATCCCGTTAgagtttataatttttttctttcccagtTAAACTCTTAATAACAGTATGGTTTCTGTAAGTAACCTAGCACGGGCTTGTAATTGCTTCAGTCGCTGATTTtgttacagtcgaacctctgtGCACGACCAtctctcgtaagcaaccacctcccataagcgaccgctaatccaaaacaccaaaaccttcccagtcaaagccttacggTAGGAACCtttagtaaacgaccacctcctgtaagcgactgcgaccactttttgggcctgacggttaaagattttgcattgtttttaacctcttgtaagcgaccacttgaggcattctctgatctctatatTGGCTATGTGACTGTGCTAACTAATGTTTAttgtagcagctgctcggaaggTCTCTCCTAACtggtcgcaggaaacaatgacatgtcattcttccaattgttttagtattgtttggggttTGGGAAACGCagcattggtgacttctcttccgagcagcttCCTGACATGACCCTATTTTTAGAATATACAAAGAACTTAGCAACAACATGGACCTACGCATGGCGTAACTTAAAAATTGTATGTAATAAactatcttccataaagtagatgtgcccggACCTGTTCTTGGAAGAGGCCCCTTGTGGTTagattcttgtaaacgaccacctcccgtaagcaacccttcagtctttgcatttttaGCGGTCGTCTACGGGAAGTTCGACTGTATCTTTATAGCGCGCACAGTCAGTACATATCGTGCCAGGGAGTAGGTGGGGCGTATTGGTGAGAGTAATCGCCTCGCTCCCACCATTGTTGCCTGGGAGTGACAACGCTCTTGCCGGCTGGTTGGGTTTGTTATTGATTCTGCACTCTTTCCTCGGTGCTCAGATTTCCGCCCCAGCCCCTCTCCTCAACAGCCCACACTTGATCAGGGATCTGGTAGACGGGCAAAGAACTACCAAGTAGATGAGCTGGCTGTAAACTATTGTCAACCTTTATTTATCATTACTGTCTGGCTTTCTTGTGCAGGGGGGATGCTGCTGAGTCGGAACTTAGGGTAGTGGGCTTCAGTTTGCAtgttctaataataataataataataataataataataataataatagtaactagAAATACCTATCTCGCAAACTCTCGCGAACTCACTCTGTGGTTACAAAGGACCACTTAAAAACGGTTCGATCGATGATACGATTAACTTTggtctgtcttttttttccatctTAGAACATGGTGGAAACAACCTGCGCCAAGTGGATGAGCTGATGATATGCGGCAATTGGATTGTCTTTGGTAAAAAAGCTAAAGTTTTACTTTTGTCCTCCGCGCGACAAGCTGCGATGGTCACCGCATGCCCATATTGCAACTACCATGAAAAGTTTGCTTATTGTAGTTTTTGTATGAATGTCCATCGGTCCAATAATTTGTACAAACGTTTAACGTTTCTTTTATTTGATGACATATTCATCATAGAACGATTAATCATGCTTCAAACAGACTCGGCTTCCTCTTGTAAATATTcgacaacatttttttgtttttcattcttATTAAAGTCTAATTGTATACTTTTTTTAAACTCTGTGTTGTTACTGCGTATGCGCTTTGGAACCTCTTTAACATGTCGCATTTTTGAAAGACATACACGTGCGAGCAGACCGTTGCATTTTAGTCCTGAGAAGCGCGTACAACTCCCCCTTTCCTTGTCGCCCAAGAAAGTAAGCGGTTCAGAGATGATTTTTCTTTCGTAACCCATGTTATCAATTGTGACGTCACGTGTTCCTTCGTGGGGGTAATTTCGCGTTAGTAAACTGAGAAACGAAGGGAGACTGaaatagacctttgtcacgcggAGGCCATTTTGTCCTAGGAGATTAAaagagcgtttttttttttttggacagttAGCCCCGCGGTGGGAACAAGGCTAGCCGTGCAAACACAAAGCTTTTTCAGTCTGTTgggacaaaatggccgccgcgtgacaaaggtcttTCAGAAAAATAGaggcaaattttaaattttcgtAAAGGAGTAATAAGACTACGGAAAAATCGGATCCGGACCAGTTATCGGACCCTGAGATATTGCCTGGGTTCGGATGGGTGTTTTGTTACTGTTTTGTTTGTGATCACAAAACTCGAAAATGTGcgtgcaaataataaaaaagaccCTGTTTAATTCTGGCGAATGAGGAATGTCACACTGCATTTTGAAAGCGTTACAATATATAGAGCACTTGATATTAGTAGATTGCCTCTGGCCGGTAGGGAAGTCCACGGTTGTTCCTGCAGCGCTTGGAAAATGGTGGATGCATTAGGATAACCCCCTGTAGATACGAATCACGACGGACTCATAtgaactcattttttttttctgcaactATATTTTCGAACGTCGAAAACCCACATATCTAGCATCAAAAATCTTACTCAAACAAAGATTTGCACACCGTCAACCCCGTAGCTGTAGGTGGTTTTctgataaagaaaaattatagGCAAAACTACTTAAGTTTGCAATAACAATTGTTCTGAAACCTaaaaacgaaaggaaaaaaTGCCTAAAACCAAAAATGCTAACTTACTGAACTGCTCGGCTTCAATGATGGTaatagggccgtttatacgaggaaaaataagacgcgtcttacataagacgcgtcttaaataagacgcgaactttccgtataaatggcacatttcgtctaaaataagacgcggcttagctaagacgcgtcttattagataagacatgctcgtataaatggtacagttcgcgtcttatttaagacgcgtcttatttttcctcgtataaatggccctaataatGTACCCGTAAACGACAACACAGAACATCCAACGTCACGTGAcgaacaaaaacgaaaaaaaaatcttttgtgGGGAGTCAGGAGCGACCCCCCGTCAAGTGTTCTGCTAGTGGCTCATGGACTTTCCATTTTCTGATTCTCTTTAGTCATTTTAGTACTAACACATAGCGCCTTTAAAGCGACTTTAAGCGATCTCGTCTGGTTTTACTAGCTATTACCTGAGTGAGAACTAATGTagtaacaaaaaaatcagttcttTGTACATTCAGAATATGAAGATTGTTTAAAATTGGTGAAAACAAATCTTGTTTTATGTAAATTTCTCTAACGAGTACAGACAGTAGGGAACGTTCTCACAAAACGTCACTGCGGCCATTGTTCCAAAACAATTAACGTCGAcaatgttggtgttccaaacaaaaTCCGGTGGGATTTGCACTCTTTTCTAAtgaaaacgctttcttttgttgcaataCATTTACATAGATGcaagtcacgtgagtgaaaacgctttGTAACGCACTGCAACACAGTGCATCTCCACAGTGACGTCATTGAACCACAGCTACCacaattcatttcgttttttcttttttcttcaaatttattAATCCCAGTGCGGTTTAAGGAACGGGAGTCTTAGGGTGCATTCCTTTGAGATGATCCTGATCAGAATCAGTGATCCGGACAacgattcatcggttcatttgatctaccatggtTCAAGTGATGtaggatcactgatcctgatcccgATCATCTCAAAGAAACGCTTGGATTTTGTTTGTTGTAGTAAATTAACGACGTCATCGTTGAGACGATAATGGCAAATTGTGGCTGAAAGTGATCAttgttcccatttttggatacaGCAGCGACTGTGCACGTCCTCATAGCAAGCGATAATGACGTAAAAACCTGTCGGTCCTCGAACTGTGCATTCTCAGCGAGACTAAAATTGTGGTCTCGATctgagagaataaacaaactcgactgCGATTACTCGTATTGGCAAATGTTTTCATCAGTTTGCCCCCCCCCCGGAAATACCATGTGACATCCCTTTTATCCCATCCATCCTAAAGCCTGTGAAGAAGGTTTATTCTAGAAGGGagaaaagacttggaaaacTGAATCCAAACTTTAGTTCGTAAATGAAATCATGGGCGTTTCTTCTGCCCTCAGTCGATTCGGGGATCGAAAAATGAGAAAGGGAAACggaacgagagccaaaaaatgaaagagggagAGGGGAAGGGCAAGGAAGGAAATATGAAGTTCCtccctttcttccccaccccctccccgctctttaaCTCGCGCCATTTTTATCGCGGTCTTTGGCACTCGTTCCTCTTTCTTAGTTCCTAAACTGCACGGAAACgattgctacgcaggctagctacTAGCTGTAGATTCTTTGACGTGTAATTGGGTCTCAATCGATCCGTCATCGGAGCTAAGTTCGTTAGCAAGTAGGGCACTCCCTGGCATACTAACGTACCCGTCGATTCAAGATCAGACCTTGGTTCGTTAGCTATTGGAAGCTTCGGAATTGTCTTTAGCGCTGGACGTAAGTATCTCTCTGTAAGGATCCTTAGTTGAACACGAGTCATCAGTTTGATAATACTGCGAATAGTCCCATGCTTGGCTATAATCGTAACTATAATATCCTGAGTAATTATTATCACTGTTCCAATCTGTCTCTGTAGCTTGTGTGTTCTCTGCACTACTGTACTCAGAGTATTCAGAGGACTGTGAATGAGCTGCTTGACTACTGTCCGCCTCTTTAACGTGGAGAGCCTCTCCTCTCTTCAGAGCCTCGTCCAACCTCGTACAGTCTGTGTACACATTCTCTAGTATTTCAGCctgaaacaggaaaaaaaaaccgtaTGATTTAATTCTATGGCTGCAGAGTGCATGCGTTGTCATATCGTTTCATATTTTTGAACTTCCAAAGACTGGGATGTTACTACCTAAAAACGGGGCACTCACAACGAGCACGGGgaacaggaaaatgaaaaatgggaacgggaaaatgaaaaatgagaacaagaataacaaaaccCTAACTTGAACCCCAGGTCTATCAGTAGCTTCATTTCCAATCCTCTGTTTTGTTctcattctttattttttttctcgtgtcCCGCGCACATCCCCTTGCCAAGCTTCTTTAACACATGATTCCCGATCCACATACCCAAAAGTTAGATCCCATTTATACACCACAAATAGTGTCATATGAAATTGCTGTTGAAAAGTCCTGATTTCATCTGCCTTCTtacacagactcaaaagtaagaacaatcCTAGTTCTAGCACGAAAAGAGTACCGTTTGAAGCTAATTAACATAGTAAGGCCTAGGATTTTGTGTACAGACACTAACGTTAAGGGAGAAGcaataaaaaatgattttatttgattttactATATATTTAACCAAAGGGAAATTAACTAAGagtaaaaaaaaggtttaaaacaGCGAAGCAAACCTATACCTGTTCGAACTGTTCCTTGCTCATTGGGCCACATTCCACGGGGTACTGGTTGTTTGTATCTGGATAGGGCCCAGTTATCTGGCCACCTGGTGGGTCACGGGGGCGCAAAAGCGCCTTTTGAAGTAAACCTCTCTCTGATGCGGCCTCGAGTACCTTCTTTTTCGCTCTTAAAagttcctgaaaaaaaaaccagaaacataaacaaaacaaaggtcGGTCAGAAACATACTAAAGTTAGTATTGCGCAGTGAAAATAACGCTAACTTGTAAAGTCGAGGATCACCGATGGATAAGTCATCAGAGTCTTCATATGGTGCTTTCCAACAGCCTCGTTCCCAGACGATCCGAGTTTAAACTGTCAATGTTTAAAAGAGCTACTTCGGAACGCCTGAGAACCACGCCAGATTCGAACTTAGACAAGCAAGAGCAAATAGCTTGGATTTGTCCTTTCTTTGACGGGATCActattctcgataaatttctctttttgtttgaaCGGGGGAAGCAAGGTCATTATATTAATCGAGGAAGTTCACAGAGACCAatttaacatgttttttttagaaacgcTGAATGTGCTCACCTCTTTCCTTGCTTTAGGATTAGGATCATCAAAAGCCCATCTTACATTGAGCAATTCTCTATTGTTTAACTTCTGGTCTGACATTGCGATCTACAGAACGAACAAAAATCTCAATATAATCATACTTAAAAACACAAATGACACGTCTGTGCCAGGAAGGTTTTCAAAGGAACGATCTGGAACACCTTCGCCGCAAAAAAAGCTAACGGGTCCTCAACGACATCTCCTCATAACACCTAAGCTGGACTGGACTACTTTCCCGTATCAGTCTATTtgcattagggagcttaagcaacaacgacggcgtcGGTTatgaaaacgtcactaaaaaaattgtgattcgcgctgcttcaaactttatcgcacttattccatctcgtttaactTGTCATATGTGGGCAAATTTTaatggagttgaattctgaagaactttatcaaagttcaggaaaagaaaaagaaagttgttgtcttgcggggttgtgttcccgtccttcacaaaacgaaAAATTAGGCACTCTCACGTTGCAGtagtgcaacgacggctaagagatgttaaaaaaagcctgatgcacgtacaaaattgttgttttgctaatctaacctattgcctttttgcCGCTGATGATACACGAGatgattcgcaacgacgatttttgaCGCAACACAGTGTTGCATCATTGTATCGAATAGTTACACTaatgttccaacattgcaagttacgctgtgttgcgctaaaaatcgtagTCGCGAATCGTCTCGTTTAACATCGCCTTTAATAAGGGGAAAACTGAGAGACGGGTAATTCTCGTGAGAGAAAAATGAAGAGTTTTTTTGAATGAACCGAATGGTATATTTTCGAGATTCTCGCGTTTTAGTCGAAGGGTTAAAGTAACACTGTTACAGAGTCTTCAAGGTCGAaacgaagaaaagtaacaaCATTAAGAAACTAGGAATATTCATTGTCTGCATAGTTTGTGATAAGGAGGTTCTCTAGGGGGAAGGGGGTGAGAGTGTGACGGTCACGCGAGGAGGAAGGACACCTCCTCGCGCGTTCGCGGATCTCCCCCACTCTTCCTTCCTTTCCAAAACCTTCCCCGTTGTCTATCTTTTGCAAACCTAACGCACCCGGTTAAATTTTGTAACGAAACAGTTCACACCACACCTTTGCAAACTCCGCATTCACCCTGTTCTTGTAGCGCACAAACGCGATGTTGCGTTTTGGTATTACTCTCAAGTCCTATAAGGTAAAAGGAAAGAATAAGGCCATGAAAAATATAATAAGAGCCAAAGGCTTACAGATCGAAGCTTGTCTCCAGTGGTCTTTTTCCGGAAGATAAACACAAAGAGAAATGTCTAAAAGTGACGGTAATAGAGGTGGTGACCGTTCACGAGAGCCTCCACTAACTTCTGCTATCTGAGGGCGAAACCGAGCTTCATCCTTGCGAAAAAGTCACTTACAAGTGAATTAATTCAGTCTCGTTCAAATCCTCAAATGTTAGCAAATTTATCTACAGTCGAAtcctaaaagactgtatcgaagttcaggaaaagaaaaagaacgtcGAGTGTTGACGTCCTCCACGTgtaaaaaacgtaaaaatagaCATTTCCACGTCATAGTAGtacagtgacagcaaagaaatgtacaaaaatcgtgatgcacgtgcaaagttgctgttttacttATGTAAACCTCTTGCTTTTACTACGGGCAATGTTTATTTTACCTCAATTTCACCCCACTCGCCAAACTCAGACCACAGAAGTTTCTCCAGTTTAGTTCGATTAGCCAATCCTCCAACATACAGTGTCCTGCATTCCTTGTCAAATGTACCCACTCCACCCATATCATCCTTGTGAAGGCGGTGACGCTCTCGGCCAAAAACGTCATGGGCAAGATCAATTCTACAATGAAATATCAGCTGTGTTTAAGTGCAACTACTTGAACCGGGCCACTTGGAAGACGATTATACAGTCGCAAAGTTTTTTGCAAACAAAATActctcaacaaagtttttttggcAAACGGACCAATAAAATTCAGAGAaagagatttgtttgttt encodes:
- the LOC140928184 gene encoding uncharacterized protein, whose amino-acid sequence is MAAKRKSQGGREDDDDSSILPHKRHENTTSQDATTYYSTESSYGVQWYEQRGQWIALYDWNSGHYYYQNISDHRTQWEQPADWDSIHPLYIPVNQYSAGFCNESVNRKVDTSKDVHEEENYKISAGDLEAKVQLFLSRPARRQIDPEEKKKLHWIPEGATEYNIWYDRWVGEHWRADKDHGPSETRCCLETDAGFTKANVYEPGGNKHYFCIYFARGCCHLGSECGYFHVIPTDKDEQRIDLAHDVFGRERHRLHKDDMGGVGTFDKECRTLYVGGLANRTKLEKLLWSEFGEWGEIEDLRVIPKRNIAFVRYKNRVNAEFAKIAMSDQKLNNRELLNVRWAFDDPNPKARKEELLRAKKKVLEAASERGLLQKALLRPRDPPGGQITGPYPDTNNQYPVECGPMSKEQFEQAEILENVYTDCTRLDEALKRGEALHVKEADSSQAAHSQSSEYSEYSSAENTQATETDWNSDNNYSGYYSYDYSQAWDYSQYYQTDDSCSTKDPYREILTSSAKDNSEASNS